The Panicum hallii strain FIL2 chromosome 9, PHallii_v3.1, whole genome shotgun sequence genome has a window encoding:
- the LOC112875037 gene encoding nuclear pore complex protein NUP96 yields the protein MAAGTVFPVLRSSEYFTRPSINDLVEREVADPGYCSRVPNFIIGRAGYGQVRFLGNTDVRGIDLNDIVRFDKHSVVVYEDETGKPPVGHGLNKAAEVSLLLNLKDLQEPSILVEVLKCRARKQGARFLSFNPVNGKWKFEVDHFSRFGLVDEEEDVVMDEAAVRQPIAELRERDPPSNGYEIELSHSLPAHLGLDPAKMQEMRMAMFYNEEDDEYMEDGFPSDERYLSRERMNVDSPTSSGKGPRLRSVSPLHMSSQKAGRRSGMPSRKEPHALLEYSMNSSELGPSTQGMLMSGQNKGFPVKMTKVEGFKLPAEQETPVAGKMYANCVVDAALFMGRSFRVGWGPNGMLVHSGSLVNSPGTGLSSVIHIEKVASDKVVRDDKNKIKEDLAELVFSDPMDLHKSLDHEFLETESDSFRLKLQKVVANRLVLPDICRSYIDIIERQLEVSDLSMSSRVLLMHQVTVWELIRVLFSERANGNQLEPIGDDDQEGMVLDKKEGSVNIDLDALPLVRRADFSNWLQDSVCHRVQGEVSSLSDARYLEHILLLLTGRQLDPATEVAASRGDVRLAILLCQAGGSMSNRSDLSQQLDLWKMNGLDFNYIEEDRLKVYELLAGNIQAAFLDSSIDWKRYLGLIMWYQLPPDTSLDTIIRFYDHLLSKAKVPYPVPVYIDEGPLDEALKWSPGDRFDISFYLMLLHASQDEKFGLLKTMFSAFSSSYDPLDYHMIWHQRSILEAIGAFNSNDLHLLDLSFVYQLLCLGKCHWAIYVILHMPYLDDAPYIHEKLIREVLSQYCELWSKDDAQRQYIVELGIPEEWMYEALALYHEYYGDQQGALENFIRCGNWKKAHTIFMTSVAHTMFLSSNHQEIWEITSALENHKSEIADWDLGAGIYIDFYILKNSMQEESAMDDSDPLSKKNESCKSFFGRLNDSLLVWGSKLPVESRACYSKMADELCELFMKAPGVAMNLHMGCFQTMLSAPVPDDRKSSYMQEAVSLFTEILCSDS from the exons ATGGCTGCTGGCACTGTGTTCCCTGTGTTGCGCTCCTCTGAGTACTTCACAAGGCCGTCGATCAATGATCTGGTTGAGAGGGAGGTGGCTGATCCTGGCTACTGCAGCAGGGTTCCGAACTTCATCATCGGGAGGGCTGGATATGGTCAGGTTAGGTTCCTGGGAAACACCGATGTGAGGGGGATTGACCTGAATGATATCGTCAGGTTTGATAAACATTCTGTGGTGGTTTATGAGGATGAGACTGGTAAGCCTCCTGTAGGGCATGGTCTTAATAAAGCAGCGGAAGTGTCATTGCTGCTGAATCTAAAGGACCTTCAGGAGCCCAGTATCCTTGTTGAAGTGCTAAAGTGTCGTGCAAGAAAGCAAGGTGCTAGGTTTCTTTCGTTCAATCCAGTGAATGGTAAATGGAAATTTGAGGTTGATCATTTTAGTAGATTTGGGCTTGTGGACGAGGAGGAAGATGTTGTGATGGATGAGGCAGCTGTTCGGCAGCCAATTGCCGAACTAAGAGAAAGAGACCCACCTTCAAATGGTTATGAAATTGAGCTTTCACATTCATTGCCTGCTCATCTTGGGCTTGACCCTGCAAAGATGCAAGAAATGAGGATGGCTATGTTTTACAATGAGGAAGATGATGAATATATGGAGGATGGGTTCCCATCTGATGAGAGGTACCTTAGCAGAGAAAGGATGAATGTGGATTCACCCACTTCTAGTGGTAAAGGTCCAAGGTTAAGGTCTGTCTCACCCTTGCACATGTCTTCTCAAAAGGCTGGCAGGAGGTCTGGTATGCCTTCTCGGAAAGAACCACACGCACTATTGGAATACAGTATGAATTCTTCAGAGCTTGGTCCATCGACTCAAGGCATGCTAATGTCTGGGCAAAACAAAGGATTTCCAGTGAAAATGACCAAGGTTGAAGGCTTTAAGCTGCCAGCTGAGCAAGAAACTCCTGTTGCTGGAAAAATGTATGCTAATTGTGTAGTGGATGCTGCTTTATTCATGGGTAGGTCATTTCGTGTTGGTTGGGGACCAAATGGTATGCTCGTTCATTCAGGTAGTCTGGTAAATAGTCCTGGAACTGGCCTATCTTCTGTTATTCACATAGAGAAAGTTGCAAGCGACAAAGTTGTGCGTGATGATAAGAACAAGATTAAGGAGGACCTAGCAGAACTAGTTTTTTCTGATCCGATGGACCTCCATAAGAGTCTTGATCATGAATTTCTGGAGACTGAGTCTGACTCATTTAGATTAAAGCTTCAGAAAGTTGTGGCAAATCGTTTGGTTTTGCCAGACATCTGCAGGTCATATATTGACATCATTGAAAGGCAGCTTGAAGTCAGTGATCTATCTATGTCATCACGTGTGCTGTTAATGCATCAAGTTACAGTCTGGGAATTAATTAGGGTCTTGTTCTCAGAAAGAGCAAATGGAAACCAGTTGGAGCCCATTGGAGATGATGATCAGGAAGGCATGGTTTTAGACAAGAAAGAAGGTTCCGTCAACATAGATCTTGATGCACTCCCTTTGGTTAGGAGAGCAGACTTTAGCAATTGGTTGCAGGACAGTGTTTGCCATCGGGTGCAAGGCGAGGTCAGTTCCTTAAGTGATGCCAGGTACTTGGAacatattcttcttcttctgacTGGTCGACAATTGGACCCGGCCACAGAAGTTGCTGCGTCAAGGGGTGATGTGCGGTTGGCAATCTTGCTATGTCAGGCAGGTGGATCAATGTCAAATCGATCTGACCTTTCTCAGCAACTGGATCTATGGAAAATGAATGGCCTAGATTTTAATTATATTGAGGAAGACAGGTTAAAGGTATATGAGTTGCTTGCTGGTAACATACAGGCTGCTTTCCTAGATTCATCAATTGACTGGAAAAGGTACCTTGGTTTGATCATGTGGTATCAATTACCACCTGATACATCACTTGATACTATAATTCGTTTCTACGATCATCTCCTGAGTAAGGCCAAGGTTCCCTATCCTGTTCCTGTATATATAGATGAAGGACCACTTGATGAAGCACTTAAGTGGTCCCCAGGTGACCGTTTTGACATCTCTTTTTACCTAATGCTTCTTCATGCCAGTCAAGATGAGAAGTTTGGGCTGCTAAAAACTATGTTTAGTGCATTCTCATCTTCATATGATCCCTTGGACTATCATATGATATGGCATCAGCGTTCAATTTTGGAAGCTATTGGTGCTTTCAATTCAAATGATCTTCACTTGCTGGATTTGAGTTTTGTTTATCAGTTACTTTGTCTTGGGAAGTGCCATTGGGCTATCTATGTCATTCTACACATGCCATATCTCGATGATGCCCCATACATCCATGAGAAGTTAATCAGGGAAGTTCTATCACAGTATTGTGAGTTGTGGAGTAAAGATGATGCTCAAAGGCAATACATTGTGGAACTTGGTATACCAGAAGAATGGATGTATGAAGCTCTg GCTCTTTATCATGAATACTATGGAGATCAGCAGGGTGCACTGGAGAATTTTATTCGGTGTGGCAATTGGAAGAAAGCTCATACTATTTTCATGACCTCTGTTGCTCATACTATGTTTCTGTCAT CAAACCATCAGGAGATCTGGGAGATCACAAGTGCCTTGGAGAATCATAAGTCTGAAATTGCTGACTGGGACCTTGGTGCCGGAATATACATTGATTTCTACATTCTGAAGAATTCAATGCAAGAAGAAAGTGCAATGGATGATTCG GATCCACTTTCGAAGAAAAACGAATCATGCAAAAGTTTCTTCGGCCGATTAAATGATTCATTACTAGTCTGGGGAAGCAAATTACCTGTTGAATCAAG GGCATGCTACTCAAAGATGGCAGATGAGCTATGTGAGCTTTTCATGAAGGCCCCAGGCGTGGCAATGAATCTACACATGGGATGTTTCCAGACGATGCTGAGTGCTCCGGTCCCTGATGACCGCAAGTCGTCGTACATGCAGGAGGCAGTCTCTCTCTTCACCGAAATTCTGTGCAGTGATTCATGA